The following is a genomic window from Phycisphaerae bacterium.
CTCTGGCCTATCCGCTGATCAGTTGGCAATGCCCGCGCACCAACGGCCCGGCGGAGGAAATCCGCAACAGAATCAGTCCGGACGAAATCTTCGCCCGCACCGGCTATCAGATCATCCCGTTCAACACGATCTTCAAGGCCATGTGGATCCGCCGCAACGCTCCGCAGGCGTGGCAAAAGGGCCACAAGTTCCTGATGGTTTCCGGCATCCTCAGCCAGCGATTGACCGGCGAGTTCAGCATCGATCCGACCATGGCCGGCACCTCGATGGCCTTCGACGCCCAGACCCGCGCGTGGGACCGCAAGATGCTCGAAATCGCGGGCGTCGACGAGGCGATCTTTCCGCGGATGGTCGAACCCGGCCAGGTGATCGGGCAGCTTCGGCCCGACCAGGCCCAAAAGTGCAACCTGCCCGCGGGCCTGCCGGTGACCGCAGCCGGCCACGACACCCAGTTCGCCCTCTACGGTTCCGGCGCCGAGTTGGACCAGGCGGTGCTCTCGTCGGGCACGTGGGAAATCCTGATGATCCGCACTCAGGCGTTCCGCCCGACCGCTGAGGCGTTCAACGCGGGCATTCTCATCGAGCAGGACGCGTCCAAGGGGCTGGTCAATCCGCAGTTTCTGATGATGGCCTCCGGCGCGCTGGAGTGGTTGATCCGCCACCTCTGGCCGGCTGAAGGAGAAAAGGTCAGCTACGATCGGATCGTCGGCGAGGCCGGCAAGATCGCCGCCGGCGCCGAAGGCCTGGTGTTCCTGCCGAGCTTCGTGCCGTCGACCGGGCCGGCGTCGCACTACGGCACGCCCGGTTCGCTGATCGGTTTGCAGCTTGCCGCCACCCGCGGCCACATCTACCGGGCTGCGCTGGAAGGGTTGGCCATGCAGCTTCGGCACGCGTTGGACCTGTTCGCCCAGACGGTGGGCTTCGAGGCCCGCGGAATCGCCCTGGTCGGCGGCGGGTCGAAGAACGCGTTGTGGAACCAGATTCGGGCCGACGTGACCGGGCTGCCGGTGGTCGTGACCGAGCACAAGGAGGCGACCGTCTTGGGCGCAGCGATGTTCGCCCTCGTCGGAACCGGCCATTTCGGTTCGATCGAACAGGCCCGCGAAACGATCGCGGTCGGCAAGTCGGTGATCGAGCCGGGCCGCGACCGCGAGGCCTACCAGGGCCTCTATAACCGGTATCGAAAACTGAACGAAGCCGTCGGACCGGCGTATAAGGCATAGAGCCCGACTACGGAAGGCTGCATCATGAACCCGACCGTCATCCTGGCCAACGTTCTGGGCGTCGCCGGCCTGCTGGTGGCCCTGCGGTTTCTGGTCTGGCCGGGCAGAATCCCAGCCGGCTTGGAGTCCATGCCCGAGGTGGTCCGGCGGTTTCGCCGGCTTCTGCTTCGACGGCGGATCAACGCCGCCCTCATGGCCGCCACCGCCCTGCTGTTCCTGGTCGGCATGAATTTCTTCGACCGGCTGAGCCATCGGGCCAACGCGGCGATCTGGATGGCGATCCTGAGCCTGCTCGCGATCGTGTTCATCCTCGCCCTGCTCGATCTGAGCACGCTGCGGCGGATCCGGTTGATCCTCCAGAGCCAGCTTGACGACCGGATCAAGTCGCTCTTTCAACAACGCCGGGAAGGCGAGGACCAGGACCATGCGGATCCCTAAGTCCCGCAACGGACGAATCACGCTGACCGTGCTGGTGCTGTTCGTTCTGACGGTTGCCGGCGTGCTGGCGGCCCTGACGATCGGCGAATACACCGGCGAAGGCGTCATCAGGGTCGCCATCAACGGCCGGACCTTCACCGCCGAAATCGCCGATGCGCCGGAGACGCTGAAGCTCGGGTTGATGTTCCGCAACTCGCTGCCGGAGCGCCACGGCATGCTCTTTGTCTTTCCCGACGCCGCCCCTCGGGCGTTCTGGATGAAGAACACCCTGATCCCGCTGGATATCATCTTCATCGGCGCCGACCGCAGGATCCTGAACGTCGAGACGCTCCAGGCGCAAAGCGAAAAGCGGGCCTACTCGGCCGGTCCGGCCCGTTATACCCTCGAACTGGCCGCCCGGTCGGCCCAGCGTTACGGCCTGGAACCCGGCATGCCGGTCGAATTCGACCTGCCCGAACGGCTGCATTCATCCAAGGAGCAACCGTGACCGACCATCCGACACCCGCCGTCATTCCCCGCCAGGTCCCCGAAGGCACCGTTCCGCTGATCGCGGTTGAAGGCGACGCCCGCGACTGTGGCCGGCAATACGCCGAAATCGTCATGCGCGACTACCCCGGTTACCGCCGCTACTTCGATATCAACTGGCAATTCCGCCGGTCGCTGCCGCAGGTTCGCAAGCTCTTCGAGCGTCGGGCGCCGTACATGATCGACGTACTGCTGGGCCTGACCGACGCCGCCGGTCCGCCCCTTTCCAACGCAACAGAGCCCAAGCCGCAAACCGGCTGCACGTCGTTCGGCGTCTCCGGCCGATGCACCCTCGACGGCCAGCCGATCAGCGGTCAGACCAAGGATACCGTGCTCGAAAGCGCGATGCTCTACGTCGTGCTGCGAATGCGGATCAACTCCGGGCCGACCATTCTGACGCTCGCGTATCCCGGCGAGATCGTCGGCTACGGGTTCTGGTCGACCGGCATGAGCCTGTTCCGCAACAGCCTGCACTCCAAGGCGGACAGCCCGAGCGGCCTGACCCTCGAACAGTGGGCGCCGCTGGCGCTGGCCGGATCCTCGGTCGATGAGGCGGTCGAACTGGCCCGCGAACACGGATTGGCCGGCGCCGGCAATTGCCTGATCGCCGATCCAGACGGACAGAGCCTCTCGATCGAGTTCAACGCGGGCGGGATCGGCATCGTCCCAGCCAGAGACGGCATCGCCACCCACGCCAACCATCCGGAGGCCGAGCCGACCGCGCCGTACGAACACTACGCCGACCCGGTCGAACGCGGGAACTCCCGCTATCGAATGCACGGCCTGTGGGAACTGCTGAACGCGGAACGCGGCCGGCTGACGCCGCAGCGGGCGATGATGGCCCTGGCCGACCACCGCCACTATCCGCGCGGCATCTGCCGGCACCTGGTCGGCGATCGCACCGACCGCTGCACCACCGCCGCCGTGGTCGCCGAACCGACCCGCGGGCGGCTGCACGTCGTGCGCAGCCAGCCGTGCTGCAATTGGCCCGTCACGTACACCCTCTGACAGGAGCCGATCGGATGAACGCCACGCTCATGATCGCCCTGCTGCTGAGCTCTCCCGCAATCCACAGCCGCCAGACGGCCGGCTCCGCCGCCGATACGATCGACTACCTCGGCTGGAAGAACTGCCACCGCCTGGCCAACGACCGGGCGGAGTTGATCGTCGTCCCGCAGATCGGCCGGGCCGCCGTCTTTCGCCTCAAGGACGGGCCAAATGCCTTCTGGTTCGACGAGAAGAGCGGCGGCCGGACCCGCACCGTCACCGATCCTTACATCAACTTCGGCGGCCTCTACACCTGGCTGGCGCCCGAGAAGCACTGGTCGTCCACGCCTCAGCAAGCAGCGGGCAACGGTTTCTTCCCGCCGCTCGATTGTCTGCCGCACCAGGTCAAACAGGCCGGTCCGCGAAGCGTCACCATCGCCTGCCGCGACGAGGGCAAATACAATCTGACGATCGAGAAGACCTATCGCCTGGACGAAAAGCAGCCGTGCTTCCACTACACGGTGACTCTCGCCAACCACAACGCCGTTCCCGTTCGCTGGTCGGTATGGAATCTGGCCGGTGCGAGGGCGGAGGGCAAGGTCGTCTTCGAAGCTCCCGGCGGCGTCGGCAGTTTCAAGTACATCATGAACGCGGAAGGCTCGCCCGAGCACTACCAGACCCACACGCGGTTCGCCGGCCCGCTGGCCGTGGTCGATTTCGCCGCCCGCGGCCGCCGCAACAACGCCTACGTGCCTCCGGCCGGGCGGTTCTGCGCCCACGCGATGCCCGATGCCTGGCTGGTCCGCACCTTCCCCACCCCCAAACCAACCGAGCTGTTCACCGACAACCATTCCCAGATCGAACTCTGGGTCGACGGCGATTTCCGCGAGATCGAGATCGTCTCGCCCGAATCGAAGATCGAGCCCGGCGAGTCGTTGTCGTGGACCGAGACGTTCACGCTCGTACCGATTGCCGATCTCGCATGTCCCGACGATCCGGATCAGCTTCCCGCCGCCGTCGCGAGACTCCTGGACCGTTGCCCGTCGCCGCCGAACGCCGCGCCGTAATCAGCCGAATCGAGGTGGCATCGTCGGGCGCCTCCTGCTAGACTGACGCGAAAGCAAACCGTTTGACCGTTTGAGGAGCCGTTCATGGCCAAACGCATCGCACTGCCCGTTCTGATCTGCGGCCTGCTGATCGGATGCGCCCAGCCGCAACGCCACAGCCTCGAAACCGTCAGCCGCTACGATCGCGGCCGGGCTCGCGGCGTCGTCCGCACCGATTACCTCGGCTGGGACAACTGCTACAAGATCACCAACGGTCAGGCCGAGGTCGTCATCGTGCCGGCCATCGGACGGGCCGCCTCGTTCCGGTTCCACCAGGGCGAGAACGTCTTCCTGTTCTACGAGAAGCACGGCGGCCGGCTCCGGGACGAACTGAGCCAGTACACGAACTTCGGCGGCCTCTACACCTGGCTGGCCCCTCAGGTCCACTGGTCCAAGACCGAAGACCAACAGCGCTGCCGGGTCGGCATGGCCACGCCGTTTGACGGGCTGGACTCCGAGGTCGTGGCGATCGACCACTACAGCGTCACCATCGCCCGCCGCGACAGCGGCACCTACGGCCTGACGATGGAGAAGACCTACACGCTCGATCCCGTCAAGCCGCAGCTTACCTACCGCGTCCGCGTGTTCAACGACAATCCGGTGCCCGTGCGGTGGTCGGTGTGGAACCTGATCGCCCCGCGTCCGGAGGGCAAGGTCGTCGTGGAGGCGCCCAACGGATGGGACGATTTCCACTTCCTGTTCAGAACCGAGGACTCAGCCCAGAAGTTCCGGCCGTACGTCGGCTTCGTCGACGGCCTGGCCGTCATGAACTTCGACGCCATGGACCTCAAGGAGCGAAAGGCCTTCATCCACCCCGCCGGCCGCTACGTCGCCCACGCCATGAGAGACGTCTGGCTGCTCCGCACGTTCCTCCCGCCGGCGCCGGGCATGCTGTTCACCGACAACGACTCGCAGATCGAGATCTGGGCCGACACGCCGTTCTTCGAGATCGAAACCCTCTCACCGGAAGTCCTGATCTACCCCGGTAGCGAATACGAGTGGCAGGAGGTCCTCACCCTCCATCCGACCGGCCGGACCCCGTTCCCGAGCAGTCCGTGGAAACTCCGGAAAGTCATCGAGGAGATACTGCCGAAGGAACCGTTCATCCCGGAACCGCCGGCGGCCACCCAACCGGCCAAGCCCAAACGAAAGTCCAAAGGCGACGTGGCCGGGACCATCTGACAGCCGGCGGCCGCCTAGAGCATCCGCAGCCAGCGGCCCACCGTCTTGACCGGGGCCAGAGCCGTCGCGATCGCCTGCGAGAGCCGGCCCGCCGTCATCCGCCGGCGCAGTTCGAGGAACTTCTCGTTGTCCGGGTCGCACTGCAGGCCTCGCCGCACCACGCGCTTGGCCTCGTCCCAGTTACCGGCCGCCATCTCGGCGACGGCCAG
Proteins encoded in this region:
- a CDS encoding DUF4380 domain-containing protein, with protein sequence MNATLMIALLLSSPAIHSRQTAGSAADTIDYLGWKNCHRLANDRAELIVVPQIGRAAVFRLKDGPNAFWFDEKSGGRTRTVTDPYINFGGLYTWLAPEKHWSSTPQQAAGNGFFPPLDCLPHQVKQAGPRSVTIACRDEGKYNLTIEKTYRLDEKQPCFHYTVTLANHNAVPVRWSVWNLAGARAEGKVVFEAPGGVGSFKYIMNAEGSPEHYQTHTRFAGPLAVVDFAARGRRNNAYVPPAGRFCAHAMPDAWLVRTFPTPKPTELFTDNHSQIELWVDGDFREIEIVSPESKIEPGESLSWTETFTLVPIADLACPDDPDQLPAAVARLLDRCPSPPNAAP
- a CDS encoding DUF4380 domain-containing protein, with protein sequence MAKRIALPVLICGLLIGCAQPQRHSLETVSRYDRGRARGVVRTDYLGWDNCYKITNGQAEVVIVPAIGRAASFRFHQGENVFLFYEKHGGRLRDELSQYTNFGGLYTWLAPQVHWSKTEDQQRCRVGMATPFDGLDSEVVAIDHYSVTIARRDSGTYGLTMEKTYTLDPVKPQLTYRVRVFNDNPVPVRWSVWNLIAPRPEGKVVVEAPNGWDDFHFLFRTEDSAQKFRPYVGFVDGLAVMNFDAMDLKERKAFIHPAGRYVAHAMRDVWLLRTFLPPAPGMLFTDNDSQIEIWADTPFFEIETLSPEVLIYPGSEYEWQEVLTLHPTGRTPFPSSPWKLRKVIEEILPKEPFIPEPPAATQPAKPKRKSKGDVAGTI
- the fucK gene encoding L-fuculokinase, with translation MAEPIVIVWDCGSTNIRAVAIDAAGKILAEARADNGTVTQPDSPSDWRIWDVERIHSDLCRLTAEVAARIDRSRIKALTITTWGADGTVVAEDGTLAYPLISWQCPRTNGPAEEIRNRISPDEIFARTGYQIIPFNTIFKAMWIRRNAPQAWQKGHKFLMVSGILSQRLTGEFSIDPTMAGTSMAFDAQTRAWDRKMLEIAGVDEAIFPRMVEPGQVIGQLRPDQAQKCNLPAGLPVTAAGHDTQFALYGSGAELDQAVLSSGTWEILMIRTQAFRPTAEAFNAGILIEQDASKGLVNPQFLMMASGALEWLIRHLWPAEGEKVSYDRIVGEAGKIAAGAEGLVFLPSFVPSTGPASHYGTPGSLIGLQLAATRGHIYRAALEGLAMQLRHALDLFAQTVGFEARGIALVGGGSKNALWNQIRADVTGLPVVVTEHKEATVLGAAMFALVGTGHFGSIEQARETIAVGKSVIEPGRDREAYQGLYNRYRKLNEAVGPAYKA
- a CDS encoding DUF192 domain-containing protein, producing MRIPKSRNGRITLTVLVLFVLTVAGVLAALTIGEYTGEGVIRVAINGRTFTAEIADAPETLKLGLMFRNSLPERHGMLFVFPDAAPRAFWMKNTLIPLDIIFIGADRRILNVETLQAQSEKRAYSAGPARYTLELAARSAQRYGLEPGMPVEFDLPERLHSSKEQP